In Methanomicrobia archaeon, a single window of DNA contains:
- a CDS encoding ABC transporter permease, whose translation MDIVYTIWLRNMKRYLRSKSRIIGSLGMPLFFLLVLGFGLNSVVRIQGSGQGYMGFIVPGIISMSVLFTSVFSGIQIIWDKQFGFLKETLVAPVSRLEIMFGQTLGGATTAFIQGFIILVLSLFMGLNVTSVSGFLIAAVFMVLIGLSFTAFGIAIASKMEDMHGFQLIMNFVIFPIFGLSGALFPIDSLPSWLRSLTLLDPLTYGVEGIRYGLAGTSQVNPFLGFVVMVGFTLFMVVLGAALFRKINV comes from the coding sequence ATGGACATTGTATACACGATCTGGTTACGGAACATGAAACGATACCTGCGCTCGAAGAGCAGGATCATTGGTAGTCTGGGCATGCCCCTGTTCTTCTTGCTCGTACTCGGCTTCGGGCTCAATTCCGTGGTGCGGATTCAGGGCTCAGGGCAGGGCTATATGGGCTTTATTGTCCCCGGTATCATCTCCATGAGCGTTCTTTTCACGTCCGTCTTTTCCGGTATCCAGATCATCTGGGACAAGCAGTTTGGATTTCTGAAAGAGACGTTAGTGGCGCCCGTCTCGCGATTGGAGATCATGTTCGGTCAGACACTGGGCGGCGCGACAACCGCGTTTATCCAGGGTTTCATCATACTCGTCCTGTCCTTGTTCATGGGCCTTAACGTTACCAGCGTCTCGGGCTTTTTGATTGCCGCGGTATTTATGGTGCTCATAGGGCTTTCGTTCACGGCGTTTGGCATCGCAATCGCGTCAAAGATGGAGGATATGCACGGCTTTCAGCTCATCATGAATTTCGTCATCTTTCCTATTTTCGGGCTGTCCGGCGCACTCTTCCCGATCGATAGCCTGCCCTCTTGGTTGCGGTCACTGACGTTGCTCGATCCCTTGACCTACGGTGTGGAAGGGATACGGTATGGGTTAGCGGGAACGTCGCAGGTGAATCCGTTCCTTGGTTTTGTCGTGATGGTGGGGTTTACCCTGTTTATGGTGGTCCTGGGCGCTGCGTTATTCAGGAAAATTAACGTGTAG
- a CDS encoding archease — protein sequence MTREEDLKYRYIEHPSDVGFEAYGVTLEELFANAALAMYSFMTDIDAIEATEERVITVQAEDLYSLMFDWLDELLFLFESESLVMSSFDIEVNKSAFSIKGMCRGGQFDPEKHESGIIIKAVTYNMMEVKKNEVWHARVVLDV from the coding sequence ATGACACGAGAAGAAGATCTCAAATATCGGTATATCGAGCATCCCTCAGACGTGGGCTTCGAGGCGTACGGCGTTACGTTAGAAGAGCTCTTTGCCAATGCCGCGCTCGCCATGTACAGCTTCATGACCGATATCGATGCGATAGAAGCAACGGAGGAACGGGTGATAACGGTACAAGCAGAAGATCTCTACAGCTTGATGTTCGATTGGCTGGATGAGCTGCTCTTCCTCTTCGAGTCGGAATCGCTCGTTATGAGCTCCTTTGACATAGAAGTAAACAAGTCAGCGTTTAGCATAAAAGGGATGTGTCGGGGCGGGCAGTTCGATCCGGAGAAGCACGAGTCGGGCATCATTATCAAGGCCGTGACGTACAACATGATGGAGGTCAAGAAGAACGAGGTGTGGCACGCGCGCGTGGTGCTGGATGTCTAA
- a CDS encoding ATP-binding cassette domain-containing protein, with the protein MVAIEVENLTKKFNGFVAVDNVSFSIKRGEIFGLLGPNGAGKTTTISMLSTLLRPTSGSARVNGFEITKHEDAVRKSIGIVFQDQSLDEELTAYENMDFHGRLYRIPRNERHQKIVELLTLVELDERKNSLVKTFSGGMRRRLEIARGLLHEPKVLFLDEPTLGLDPQTRNHLWEYIERLNTEKGITIILTTHYMDEADRLCDRVAIIDKGRIIAANTPEKLKEEIGGDVITIKSSDQDKLYTQLTKLAWIERVEPHDGFVTISLRNAEKHVAELVQLSATNGIDIESISIRKPTLEDVFLHVTGRTIREEEASSKDQMRIMHRLHRG; encoded by the coding sequence ATGGTCGCGATAGAAGTGGAAAATCTGACGAAGAAGTTTAACGGCTTTGTTGCGGTAGACAACGTTTCGTTCAGCATAAAACGTGGCGAAATCTTCGGCTTGCTCGGGCCGAACGGAGCGGGAAAGACGACCACCATCTCGATGCTATCCACGTTATTACGGCCAACGTCCGGCTCTGCGCGGGTGAATGGTTTTGAGATCACGAAACATGAAGATGCTGTGCGAAAATCGATCGGTATTGTCTTTCAGGATCAGAGCTTGGACGAGGAGCTCACTGCGTATGAGAACATGGACTTTCACGGGCGACTGTATCGTATTCCGCGAAATGAGAGGCACCAAAAGATCGTGGAACTGTTGACGCTTGTTGAGCTGGATGAGCGTAAAAACAGCCTGGTAAAGACCTTTTCCGGCGGAATGAGGCGGCGTTTGGAGATAGCCCGGGGATTACTGCACGAACCAAAAGTGCTGTTCCTGGACGAGCCGACGCTGGGACTGGACCCGCAAACGAGAAACCATCTCTGGGAGTATATCGAGCGATTGAATACGGAGAAAGGCATTACGATCATTCTTACGACCCATTACATGGACGAAGCAGACCGGCTCTGTGATCGGGTGGCGATAATCGATAAGGGCAGGATCATAGCTGCGAACACACCGGAGAAGCTGAAAGAAGAGATTGGCGGCGACGTTATCACCATTAAATCGTCCGATCAAGACAAGCTGTATACGCAGCTTACAAAGCTAGCGTGGATTGAGCGCGTAGAGCCGCATGACGGCTTTGTTACCATCAGCTTGAGAAATGCGGAGAAGCACGTTGCGGAGCTTGTGCAGCTTTCCGCCACGAACGGCATCGATATTGAGTCGATTTCTATTCGTAAGCCGACGCTTGAAGACGTCTTTTTACACGTTACCGGCAGGACGATACGGGAAGAGGAAGCGAGCAGCAAGGATCAGATGCGGATAATGCATCGATTACACAGAGGTTAA
- a CDS encoding PadR family transcriptional regulator yields the protein MTGLLTFASEGGRERGLLALFILHSLNRQPKSGYGVLKEISEKTGGVWVPSKGTLYPILKQLEEEGLIRVGEIGKRSKTIFELTPSGEEALRTIKEHKKESREKHLQFKNLLIEIFGEENVTVKGLFIEIRAAIDDLAPDKKEQAVRIIERCLADLKSLD from the coding sequence ATGACAGGTCTGTTGACGTTCGCCTCGGAGGGCGGAAGAGAAAGAGGCTTGCTTGCCCTGTTTATTCTGCATTCGCTCAATCGACAACCTAAATCAGGCTATGGAGTGCTCAAGGAGATCTCGGAGAAGACCGGAGGGGTATGGGTGCCGAGCAAGGGCACGCTCTATCCGATTCTGAAACAGTTAGAGGAGGAAGGACTGATACGAGTAGGCGAAATAGGTAAGCGCTCAAAGACCATTTTTGAACTTACACCGAGCGGAGAAGAAGCGTTACGTACCATAAAGGAGCATAAGAAAGAATCACGCGAGAAACATTTACAGTTTAAAAATCTGCTGATTGAGATCTTCGGTGAAGAGAATGTTACGGTGAAAGGGTTGTTTATCGAGATACGTGCAGCGATCGATGACTTAGCGCCTGACAAGAAAGAACAAGCAGTGAGGATTATCGAGCGGTGCCTTGCGGATTTAAAGAGTCTGGATTGA
- a CDS encoding YwbE family protein has translation MNGTKRATIKPGMRVAIVLKKDQRSGKRTEGIVKDILTNSATHPHGIKVRLESGEIGRVQEILTV, from the coding sequence ATGAACGGCACGAAACGAGCGACTATCAAACCGGGGATGCGGGTCGCAATAGTACTGAAGAAGGATCAACGCTCCGGAAAGCGGACGGAAGGGATCGTTAAAGACATTCTGACAAATTCTGCAACACATCCGCACGGCATCAAAGTCCGGCTCGAATCAGGCGAGATCGGCCGAGTACAAGAGATTCTCACGGTATAG
- a CDS encoding phenylalanine--tRNA ligase subunit alpha yields MTDADLTTTEKWVLLALASEKGRVWEPRALAEKTGIHEDAVMQATFMLAQRGLCEIEERKKVWYQLTEEGERYATIGIGLPERRGLNLLPLPLPEFKNSFTTETEANIATNWLLRKGWARFEDKEGEKVLTPTGNTSWGAQGHTVDEYILDLLRVAGEREDKTLFNEVRTIPGFESDTAIRRFLDELVKKRKLLLLTSESERKIAITDAGQGLLSRGISVEEEIAQLTPELIRTGSWRGRKFKTYDVNLPSREEFPAKVHPYQRILDMMRRIFTEMGFAEIKGDLIQSAFWNFDALFVPQDHPAREMQDTFYLGVQKPLDVSEAVIRNVKEMHEHGGSLPSTGWGGEWKKESGEELLLRTHTTAVTLWYLASHPEPPVKVFSIDRVYRRETLDPTHLPEFYQLEGIVMDKGVSFSNLLGLLATFYKKMGFPSIRFRPGYFPYTEPSVEVEVYMPEHGWLELGGAGVFREEVTKPVGVDYPVLAWGLGVERLAMLSLGVSDIRDLYRSDIDWLRKTRIFR; encoded by the coding sequence ATGACTGATGCAGACTTAACCACGACCGAGAAGTGGGTTTTGCTGGCGCTGGCTAGTGAAAAAGGCCGCGTGTGGGAGCCACGAGCCTTAGCGGAGAAAACGGGCATACATGAGGATGCGGTAATGCAGGCGACCTTTATGCTCGCGCAGAGGGGACTTTGCGAGATCGAAGAGCGGAAGAAGGTCTGGTATCAGTTGACGGAAGAAGGCGAGAGATACGCGACTATAGGCATAGGCCTGCCAGAACGTCGAGGGCTTAACTTGTTACCATTACCTTTACCGGAGTTTAAGAACTCGTTTACCACGGAAACTGAGGCCAATATCGCGACAAATTGGCTGTTACGAAAAGGTTGGGCGCGATTCGAGGATAAAGAAGGCGAAAAGGTTCTAACGCCGACGGGGAACACGTCCTGGGGGGCTCAAGGGCATACCGTAGATGAATACATCTTGGACCTTCTGCGAGTTGCAGGAGAAAGAGAAGATAAAACGCTTTTCAACGAGGTACGGACAATTCCAGGGTTTGAGAGTGATACCGCAATACGGCGTTTTTTGGACGAGCTGGTAAAGAAGCGGAAACTGTTACTGCTGACTTCAGAAAGCGAGCGCAAAATCGCGATTACCGACGCGGGCCAGGGGCTCCTTTCCCGTGGCATCAGCGTGGAGGAGGAGATAGCGCAGCTTACTCCTGAGCTTATAAGAACCGGTTCGTGGAGAGGTCGCAAATTCAAGACGTACGACGTGAATCTCCCGTCACGAGAGGAGTTCCCGGCGAAGGTGCATCCGTACCAGCGTATTCTGGATATGATGCGGCGGATTTTCACGGAGATGGGCTTTGCGGAGATAAAAGGGGATCTTATCCAGAGCGCATTCTGGAATTTCGATGCGCTGTTCGTACCGCAGGACCATCCGGCGCGTGAGATGCAGGATACCTTTTATCTTGGTGTGCAGAAGCCCCTGGACGTGAGTGAGGCGGTTATACGGAATGTCAAGGAGATGCACGAGCATGGGGGCTCGTTACCGTCCACGGGATGGGGCGGCGAGTGGAAGAAGGAGTCAGGCGAGGAGCTGCTGCTGAGGACCCATACCACTGCGGTGACGTTGTGGTATCTGGCATCGCATCCTGAGCCGCCGGTGAAGGTATTCAGTATCGACCGCGTATATCGTCGTGAAACCCTTGATCCGACGCATCTTCCGGAATTCTACCAGTTGGAAGGGATTGTGATGGATAAGGGTGTCTCGTTCAGTAACTTGCTGGGGTTACTCGCGACCTTCTACAAGAAAATGGGGTTCCCGTCGATACGATTTCGCCCGGGTTATTTCCCGTATACCGAGCCGTCAGTGGAGGTGGAAGTATACATGCCGGAGCACGGCTGGTTAGAGCTGGGCGGTGCGGGCGTATTCAGGGAAGAGGTAACGAAACCGGTTGGCGTGGACTATCCCGTGTTAGCCTGGGGGCTCGGTGTCGAGCGACTCGCCATGCTGAGCCTGGGTGTATCGGACATACGGGACTTGTACCGGTCGGATATCGACTGGTTGCGGAAGACGAGGATCTTCAGGTAA